The Bacillus sp. Marseille-Q1617 genome has a segment encoding these proteins:
- a CDS encoding MoxR family ATPase gives MTRLRNIKREINKVLVGKDKEIDLLLIALLQGGHVLLESVPGTGKTLLAKTFSQCIEGSFKRIQFTPDVLPSDVTGIQFFNPKTQEFELRTGPVVANVLLADEINRATPRTQASLLEVMEEKQITIDGETVPLKPPFIVVATQNPIESQQGTFPLPAAQLDRFLLKVPFTYPEFEEERMILSRFKSEQPLNAVRAVMSLSEVEALSKEVKNVHVSVDIESYILQMTRGTREHELIEVGASPRASLALLKAAQGQAFIEGRDFVRPEDVLFAAPYVLQHRIQLTAEASLTKSEEEVIARLIETIILPVETR, from the coding sequence ATGACTCGTTTAAGAAATATAAAAAGAGAAATAAATAAGGTGCTTGTTGGAAAAGACAAAGAAATTGACCTACTTTTGATCGCATTACTTCAGGGAGGACATGTGTTACTTGAAAGTGTCCCCGGGACGGGTAAAACGTTACTTGCAAAAACATTTTCGCAGTGTATCGAAGGATCATTTAAACGAATCCAATTCACACCGGATGTCCTGCCGAGCGATGTGACCGGGATCCAATTTTTCAATCCTAAAACTCAGGAATTTGAACTTCGGACCGGTCCAGTCGTTGCAAATGTATTACTGGCTGATGAAATCAACCGTGCCACTCCGAGAACGCAGGCAAGTTTACTCGAAGTAATGGAGGAGAAACAAATTACGATAGATGGTGAAACGGTACCATTAAAACCGCCTTTCATCGTTGTTGCCACTCAAAATCCGATTGAATCACAGCAGGGGACATTTCCGCTTCCAGCAGCCCAGCTGGATCGATTTTTACTGAAGGTCCCTTTTACATATCCTGAATTTGAGGAAGAAAGAATGATCCTGAGCCGTTTTAAATCGGAACAGCCTTTGAATGCAGTGAGAGCCGTCATGAGTTTATCAGAAGTAGAGGCTTTGTCCAAAGAGGTAAAGAACGTACATGTCTCAGTTGACATAGAGTCATATATCCTGCAAATGACAAGGGGAACGAGGGAACACGAGTTGATTGAAGTAGGGGCCAGTCCACGGGCAAGTCTGGCACTCCTGAAAGCCGCACAGGGTCAGGCCTTCATTGAGGGCAGAGATTTTGTCAGACCGGAAGATGTTTTATTTGCAGCTCCTTATGTCCTTCAGCACAGAATCCAATTAACCGCAGAAGCTTCACTGACAAAGTCCGAGGAAGAAGTTATAGCAAGATTGATTGAAACCATCATTCTTCCGGTTGAAACGAGGTAG
- a CDS encoding DUF58 domain-containing protein: protein MTWKREVIEEGPYNALSEILLIILTAASLFFQFYPGAAIFLLCIVYFRFHKWYLENIGKELTIKQPPKRVRLHSEEKGYWDLHFDNGGIPVWGAELRFTFKDIVQPAEHPFDTYHGGNIEVSIPFTMGRGESGKVSLPIVGKRRGLCRLTRVQILIPHLFGSGKVLMELMEPVKSTIMVFPTPFPVILDNKHDSHDIGEVPALHSLFYDVFQPIGTREYVSGDRFQDIHWKASARTQALQTKIFAPAVKKEWMIAVNLSEKYSITRDLEKIIKHTAYLMHLAVEQQISFSLVVNIGSQGITPFYYLPSGTGRKHQQKALEMLSALSTDDATIPFHIVLQHLYIRQLVPSVLITAGKLSVESENRLSKIRAGQREIYSMHIEDKQGAVTLWKQRSKIPS from the coding sequence GTGACTTGGAAGCGTGAAGTGATTGAGGAGGGACCATATAACGCATTAAGTGAAATTCTTTTAATCATCCTGACAGCAGCGAGCTTATTTTTTCAGTTCTACCCCGGGGCGGCGATCTTTCTGCTATGCATCGTCTATTTCAGATTCCATAAATGGTATCTTGAAAATATCGGGAAGGAATTGACAATAAAACAGCCGCCAAAGCGTGTCCGGCTGCACTCAGAAGAAAAGGGGTACTGGGATCTCCATTTTGACAATGGAGGAATACCGGTGTGGGGGGCTGAATTAAGATTCACCTTCAAAGATATCGTCCAGCCTGCGGAACATCCTTTTGATACCTATCACGGCGGGAACATAGAAGTATCGATTCCCTTCACGATGGGGAGAGGGGAAAGTGGGAAAGTCTCGCTGCCGATTGTCGGGAAAAGAAGGGGGCTCTGCCGGTTGACGAGAGTTCAGATTCTCATTCCACATTTATTCGGAAGCGGTAAAGTACTTATGGAATTAATGGAACCTGTTAAATCTACAATCATGGTTTTTCCAACTCCTTTCCCTGTCATTCTTGACAATAAACATGACTCTCATGATATCGGCGAGGTGCCAGCCTTGCATTCGCTATTTTACGATGTCTTTCAGCCGATAGGGACAAGGGAGTATGTATCTGGTGACAGGTTTCAGGACATCCACTGGAAAGCAAGCGCAAGGACGCAAGCTTTGCAGACGAAAATCTTTGCCCCTGCTGTTAAGAAAGAGTGGATGATTGCGGTAAACCTTTCAGAGAAGTATTCGATTACGAGAGACCTGGAAAAGATCATCAAACATACTGCCTATTTAATGCACCTTGCTGTGGAACAGCAGATTTCATTCTCACTTGTGGTGAATATCGGGAGTCAGGGAATTACTCCGTTCTATTACTTGCCTTCGGGTACAGGCAGGAAACATCAGCAAAAAGCCCTTGAAATGCTTTCGGCATTATCTACTGACGATGCGACAATTCCGTTTCATATTGTACTGCAGCATCTTTACATTCGTCAGCTAGTGCCTTCTGTATTGATCACGGCAGGTAAACTTTCAGTGGAAAGTGAGAATAGATTAAGTAAAATTAGAGCGGGGCAAAGGGAAATTTATTCAATGCATATTGAAGATAAACAAGGAGCCGTAACGTTATGGAAACAAAGATCGAAAATCCCATCTTGA
- a CDS encoding ATP-binding cassette domain-containing protein produces MLFTIRDLVYKDILEIEEMDILENKNTCIIGESGAGKSTLLKMLNKMYIPEKGTIRYKGRPIKDMDPVGLRREVVMISQTPLLFGDTIEENLQKGLIFSEKQTATREEMNRTLKIVKLDKDLDTDAKDLSGGEKQRLSLGRVLLMKPEVYLLDEPTSALDEDTELEVMKSFIHATGDHGGTVIMVTHSTNVAEQYGDEIIKITKR; encoded by the coding sequence ATGTTATTTACCATCAGAGACCTGGTCTACAAAGATATACTGGAAATAGAAGAGATGGATATACTTGAAAACAAAAATACATGCATCATTGGAGAAAGCGGTGCGGGAAAATCCACCCTTTTGAAAATGCTCAATAAAATGTACATACCAGAAAAAGGCACTATTCGCTATAAGGGCAGACCAATCAAGGATATGGACCCTGTGGGTCTGCGGAGGGAAGTAGTGATGATTTCTCAGACCCCTTTACTTTTTGGTGACACAATAGAAGAAAACCTTCAAAAAGGGCTGATTTTTTCTGAAAAGCAAACCGCAACCCGTGAAGAAATGAACCGGACTCTGAAAATAGTGAAACTGGACAAGGATCTGGATACAGATGCAAAAGATTTATCCGGGGGCGAGAAGCAGCGTTTGTCTCTTGGGAGGGTCCTTCTGATGAAACCCGAAGTATATTTACTGGATGAGCCGACCTCCGCATTGGACGAGGATACAGAATTAGAAGTGATGAAAAGCTTCATTCACGCAACGGGTGATCATGGAGGGACAGTGATCATGGTGACTCATTCAACGAATGTTGCTGAACAGTATGGTGATGAAATAATCAAGATCACTAAAAGGTAG
- the fetB gene encoding ABC transporter permease — protein sequence MEKGIINIELWRFIAAYAFILILLIIVKLRGISREKQIIIASLRMTIQLIIAGYILTYIFDNPSPWLTLLIILVMEVFAIRNVFKQVKHELSKQLKATVSIAMTAGTLGCLFYFNIVVIHFTPWYEPRYFIPIAGMIVGNSMTGITLGLNTLLGGLKDQREVVEGALMLGATPKAASKKYVDNAFDSAILPTLNNMIGMGIIFLPGMMTGQILSGVSPLVAIEYQIAILLGIVGSVALTVILFIYLGYKFLFTKHCQLNI from the coding sequence GTGGAAAAAGGAATCATCAATATCGAACTTTGGAGATTCATTGCAGCATATGCGTTCATACTTATTTTGCTAATCATTGTAAAACTAAGAGGGATCTCAAGGGAAAAGCAAATCATCATTGCATCTTTGAGAATGACAATCCAATTGATCATAGCCGGATACATCCTGACTTATATTTTTGATAACCCAAGCCCGTGGCTGACACTGTTGATCATCTTAGTCATGGAGGTATTCGCCATTAGGAATGTCTTCAAGCAGGTGAAACACGAATTGAGTAAACAGCTTAAAGCCACTGTCAGTATTGCGATGACGGCTGGAACGCTTGGCTGCCTGTTTTATTTCAATATCGTAGTCATCCACTTCACCCCTTGGTACGAACCGCGTTATTTCATTCCGATAGCAGGGATGATCGTGGGAAATTCAATGACCGGCATCACACTGGGACTCAATACCCTCCTAGGCGGGCTGAAAGACCAGAGAGAAGTAGTGGAAGGTGCTTTGATGCTGGGTGCTACACCAAAAGCAGCATCCAAGAAATATGTCGATAATGCTTTCGACTCCGCCATCCTTCCCACCCTGAATAATATGATCGGCATGGGAATCATCTTCCTGCCAGGAATGATGACCGGCCAGATTCTTTCAGGCGTCAGTCCGCTGGTGGCAATTGAGTATCAAATCGCCATCTTGCTCGGAATCGTGGGAAGTGTTGCTTTGACAGTCATCCTTTTCATTTACTTAGGCTATAAGTTCCTTTTCACTAAGCATTGCCAATTAAATATATAA
- a CDS encoding phosphocarrier protein HPr — MAQKTFTVTAETGIHARPATLLVQTASKFDSDVHLEYKEKKVNLKSIMGVMSLGVGKDAQITIITEGSDEEEALKSLEETLNKEGLAE, encoded by the coding sequence ATGGCACAAAAAACATTTACAGTTACAGCTGAAACAGGAATTCATGCCCGCCCGGCAACACTATTGGTTCAAACGGCAAGCAAATTCGACAGCGATGTACATCTTGAATACAAAGAAAAGAAAGTAAACTTAAAATCAATCATGGGAGTTATGTCTCTAGGTGTCGGCAAGGATGCACAAATCACAATCATTACTGAAGGAAGCGACGAAGAAGAAGCACTGAAGAGCCTGGAAGAAACGTTAAATAAAGAAGGTTTAGCTGAGTAA